The following coding sequences are from one bacterium SCSIO 12741 window:
- a CDS encoding sensor histidine kinase: MRGSSIWVGIVLCLWLAAPGSVYADSAEADSLLQIYHQSTQDQEKAELAVAYGKLMVRTDQVAVRSLCIPLLNELEELNSEVSYDLRMTIGISYKYSGYIDSSSYYFSQALIHARHIPDSAKVMKTYRYLAANYRNGGRYEESVRSSLKALAYYTVQQDSLEMIKVMNDLGNVYYLMNSFDEGDRYQHRALSAMEGIEDPRTLGNIYTSLAYGLERNERFDSALFYNQKAIDLFQKEELIYNEAIARRNRCAIYTRMGSSEEDLIDCYRNSLEVDEAIGDWEGVMINRFNLGTSLNETGDYAEARNQVEQALSLAREMGDQRLKFMSYYTLSDIYSRQKNFTQAYHYLDSSYQLQEEVRGEEVQSTILELDKKYQISEKEKELYKTKKEKAEAELKVSEKNNLIGIIAGAGGFLILGLGFVFYRNKQQEKSKLAAARIEEQQKGLEAVIEAQEQERSRIARDLHDGMVQQLAGLKLGFGRLFGDTPHQDSGKLMDLLDQSTQELRELSHTMMPRSLAESGLVPALEDMLELSLKNRIEYSFEHFNVPNRYAENLEITLFRVAQELVNNLLKHSQASLVQVQLFQAGSQIHLSVEDNGVGFDSDANSDGIGLRNITSRLETVQGKLMVESTPNKGTRMAVTIPMG; the protein is encoded by the coding sequence ATGAGGGGATCATCAATTTGGGTAGGTATAGTCCTTTGCCTCTGGCTAGCAGCGCCTGGATCAGTTTATGCTGATTCTGCGGAAGCAGATAGCCTGCTTCAGATTTACCATCAATCGACCCAAGACCAGGAAAAAGCCGAATTGGCTGTGGCTTATGGAAAATTGATGGTTCGTACGGATCAAGTGGCAGTTCGTTCCCTCTGTATCCCGCTCCTCAACGAGCTGGAAGAATTGAACTCAGAGGTAAGTTACGACCTAAGAATGACCATTGGAATCAGCTATAAATACTCGGGATATATAGATTCTTCCAGCTACTATTTTTCCCAAGCCTTGATCCACGCCCGCCACATTCCCGATTCCGCTAAGGTGATGAAAACTTATCGCTACCTGGCAGCCAATTACCGAAACGGTGGACGCTACGAAGAGTCTGTTCGAAGTAGCCTCAAAGCCCTGGCCTATTACACCGTGCAACAGGATTCCCTGGAAATGATCAAGGTGATGAATGACCTGGGCAACGTCTATTACCTAATGAACAGTTTTGACGAAGGAGATCGCTACCAGCATCGGGCATTAAGTGCCATGGAAGGCATTGAAGATCCCCGAACGTTGGGAAACATCTATACCTCGCTGGCCTATGGATTGGAACGTAACGAACGCTTCGATTCGGCACTCTTTTACAACCAAAAAGCCATTGATCTTTTCCAAAAAGAAGAATTGATCTATAACGAAGCCATCGCCCGCAGAAACCGTTGTGCGATCTACACCCGAATGGGCTCGTCGGAAGAAGATTTAATTGATTGCTACCGCAACTCCCTGGAGGTGGACGAGGCCATTGGCGATTGGGAGGGAGTAATGATCAATCGATTCAACCTGGGAACTTCATTGAACGAAACCGGAGACTATGCCGAGGCCAGAAATCAAGTGGAACAAGCGTTGAGTTTGGCTCGGGAAATGGGCGACCAACGGTTAAAATTCATGAGCTACTACACCCTTTCCGATATCTACTCCAGGCAGAAAAACTTTACCCAAGCCTATCACTACCTGGATTCATCCTACCAGCTGCAAGAAGAGGTGCGTGGGGAGGAAGTACAAAGCACGATTTTGGAATTGGATAAGAAATACCAGATCAGTGAGAAGGAGAAGGAGCTGTATAAAACCAAAAAAGAAAAAGCGGAAGCCGAGCTCAAGGTTTCCGAAAAGAATAACCTGATTGGCATTATTGCTGGGGCTGGTGGGTTTTTAATCCTGGGCTTAGGATTCGTTTTTTACAGGAACAAACAACAGGAAAAATCGAAACTGGCGGCTGCTCGAATCGAAGAACAGCAAAAGGGATTGGAGGCCGTTATCGAGGCTCAGGAGCAAGAGCGCAGTCGCATTGCACGGGATCTGCACGACGGAATGGTCCAACAACTCGCAGGCCTTAAATTAGGTTTCGGACGATTGTTTGGAGATACACCTCACCAAGATTCGGGAAAGCTCATGGACTTGCTTGATCAATCCACTCAGGAGTTAAGAGAACTCTCCCATACCATGATGCCTCGATCGCTTGCTGAATCTGGTTTGGTGCCAGCTTTGGAAGACATGCTGGAACTCTCTTTGAAAAATCGAATAGAATACTCTTTTGAGCATTTTAATGTACCGAATCGATACGCTGAAAACCTGGAAATTACGCTCTTTCGGGTGGCCCAGGAGTTGGTTAATAACCTACTTAAACACAGCCAAGCATCTTTGGTGCAGGTTCAGTTGTTTCAAGCTGGAAGTCAGATCCATTTGAGCGTTGAGGACAATGGAGTAGGCTTTGATTCAGACGCAAACAGCGATGGTATCGGATTGCGTAACATAACCAGCCGGTTGGAAACGGTTCAAGGAAAGTTAATGGTTGAATCTACGCCTAATAAAGGAACTCGAATGGCGGTTACAATTCCAATGGGATGA
- a CDS encoding response regulator transcription factor produces the protein MIKVLLADDHKIILDGIAQLLQPEQDIEVVAQCIHGRDVIEQVANLEVDVYLLDLDMPEMNGIDCAQTLLKKYPNDRIIILSMHAEKALMTRCLEVGVKGYLIKTVGQQELAEAIRKVAQGETYFPKDVEEVLTNKSRVNPSLTQSPLVAELSPRELEIIQWVVKGKSNKEISEGLFISPRTVDTHRTNIMRKLEVHNVAALVRFAFENKLVH, from the coding sequence ATGATCAAAGTACTCTTAGCAGATGACCACAAAATTATTTTGGATGGAATTGCTCAATTGCTCCAGCCCGAGCAGGATATTGAAGTGGTAGCCCAATGTATCCATGGCCGCGATGTGATTGAACAGGTAGCCAACCTGGAGGTAGATGTCTATTTATTGGATCTCGATATGCCTGAGATGAATGGCATTGATTGCGCTCAAACCTTGCTAAAAAAATACCCCAACGATCGAATTATTATTCTTAGCATGCACGCTGAAAAGGCATTGATGACTCGCTGCCTGGAGGTGGGTGTAAAGGGTTATTTGATTAAAACGGTAGGTCAACAAGAGCTGGCTGAAGCGATTCGAAAAGTGGCCCAGGGCGAGACCTATTTTCCCAAAGATGTAGAAGAAGTATTAACCAACAAAAGCAGGGTAAATCCATCCTTGACTCAGAGTCCTTTGGTAGCCGAGCTCTCTCCTCGGGAATTGGAAATTATTCAATGGGTGGTCAAGGGAAAATCGAACAAAGAGATTTCAGAGGGATTATTCATCAGTCCAAGGACCGTGGATACCCATCGAACCAATATTATGCGCAAACTGGAGGTACACAATGTGGCTGCCTTGGTGCGTTTTGCCTTTGAGAACAAGCTTGTTCATTAA
- a CDS encoding undecaprenyl/decaprenyl-phosphate alpha-N-acetylglucosaminyl 1-phosphate transferase, with amino-acid sequence MEQIYPLLIVLLAGLALAGMGLITHFLIPKIIQYAVKHRLLDEPDERKKHATPKPALGGVAVMIGLTPMLFSFIFLHDPVTWFAVGLGIIALFFTGLRDDLKEMRATLKLFIQFAAASLVFAAGIRIESLFGIGFDGELPFMVQYLLTVLVITGITNAINLMDGIDGLAGGIGVILSLLFASVFWVQGQVEFMLLSSGMVVCLLAFLKHNFHPSKIFLGDNGSLVVGFILAVFGVVSTQNLESGFSMTLLLGHSCYPYTIHFASFPCAYSWVSRLFTLTEVTCTIACFDIA; translated from the coding sequence ATGGAACAGATTTACCCTTTACTGATCGTTTTGTTGGCAGGTTTAGCCCTTGCCGGAATGGGTTTAATAACTCACTTCCTCATCCCAAAAATTATTCAATACGCCGTGAAGCACCGCTTGCTCGACGAACCCGACGAACGCAAAAAACACGCAACGCCAAAACCAGCTTTGGGTGGAGTAGCCGTCATGATTGGATTAACCCCCATGCTGTTTTCTTTCATCTTTTTACATGATCCGGTTACCTGGTTCGCTGTTGGTCTCGGCATTATCGCCTTGTTTTTTACCGGTTTGCGTGACGACCTTAAAGAGATGAGAGCGACCCTAAAACTCTTCATTCAGTTTGCCGCCGCTTCCCTGGTTTTTGCCGCAGGTATTCGAATCGAGTCGTTGTTTGGAATCGGATTTGACGGAGAGCTTCCTTTTATGGTGCAATACCTACTTACCGTATTGGTGATAACGGGTATCACAAACGCGATTAACCTCATGGATGGAATCGATGGATTGGCCGGTGGAATTGGTGTGATTTTGAGCCTCCTGTTTGCCTCCGTTTTCTGGGTTCAAGGACAAGTGGAGTTCATGTTATTATCCTCAGGAATGGTTGTTTGTTTGCTCGCTTTTCTCAAGCACAATTTCCATCCTTCCAAAATATTTCTGGGCGATAATGGGTCACTCGTTGTTGGATTTATTCTGGCGGTATTTGGCGTGGTGTCTACCCAAAACCTGGAAAGTGGATTTTCAATGACCTTACTTCTGGGGCATTCATGCTACCCGTATACGATACACTTCGCGTCTTTTCCTTGCGCTTACTCATGGGTAAGTCGCCTTTTCACCCTGACCGAAGTCACTTGCACCATAGCTTGCTTCGACATCGCTTAG
- a CDS encoding DUF1972 domain-containing protein, whose product MKKIAIIGTAGVPARYGGFETLADNLVDQLGDRFEMSVYCSNRYYSKSERTKYYKKARLYHLPLNANGLQSIPYDIISILHALIFADTLIILGVSGCIVLPFVKLFSRKRIIVNIDGLEWKRGKWSKPIRAFLKFSEYLAVRFSDADITDNESIKRYTGRYYKTLSHLIEYGGNHARSRRINKADRAKYSFLQQFYAFTVCRIEPENNIHVLLETFKSQPDKPYVIVGNWENSPYGQELKAKYSSYSHLHLLDPIYDQKELDKLRSNCYVYVHGHSAGGTNPSLVEAMYLGLPIIAFDVSYNRATTEGKAFYFENSDDLTQVLKEKRIADYTKNGKTMKRIAKDRYEWSEIAGKYARLIFGFDYNYQKKSIFSSTRSLEPQLLIKTGKAHLLNQRLFFDDDEY is encoded by the coding sequence ATGAAAAAGATCGCCATCATAGGTACAGCTGGAGTCCCTGCACGATACGGGGGATTTGAAACCCTCGCCGATAACCTGGTTGACCAATTGGGAGATCGTTTTGAGATGAGTGTGTATTGCAGCAATCGGTATTACTCCAAATCGGAGCGAACCAAATACTACAAGAAGGCTCGCCTGTATCATTTACCACTCAATGCCAACGGACTTCAAAGCATCCCCTACGACATCATCTCCATTCTACATGCCCTCATTTTTGCAGATACGCTGATCATTTTGGGTGTATCGGGTTGCATTGTTTTACCCTTTGTCAAACTCTTTTCCCGCAAACGCATCATTGTAAACATTGATGGCTTGGAGTGGAAACGGGGCAAGTGGAGCAAACCGATTCGGGCGTTCTTGAAGTTTTCGGAATACCTCGCCGTACGTTTTAGCGACGCTGATATAACGGATAATGAATCCATCAAACGATACACCGGTCGTTACTACAAAACCCTAAGTCACCTCATAGAGTACGGAGGTAATCATGCTCGCTCCAGAAGAATCAACAAGGCTGATCGGGCTAAGTATTCCTTTCTTCAGCAGTTTTATGCTTTCACGGTTTGTCGAATTGAGCCCGAGAACAACATCCATGTATTACTTGAAACCTTTAAGTCGCAGCCCGACAAGCCTTATGTAATAGTAGGCAACTGGGAAAACAGCCCTTACGGTCAAGAACTTAAAGCCAAGTACAGCTCCTATTCTCACTTGCATTTACTGGATCCCATATACGATCAAAAAGAATTGGACAAGTTGCGGTCCAACTGCTACGTGTACGTTCATGGCCATAGTGCCGGAGGAACCAATCCATCGCTGGTAGAGGCCATGTACCTGGGGCTGCCCATCATTGCTTTTGATGTTTCCTACAACCGGGCAACTACAGAAGGGAAGGCTTTCTACTTTGAAAATAGCGACGACCTCACCCAGGTGCTGAAGGAGAAAAGAATTGCCGACTACACCAAGAATGGTAAAACCATGAAGCGGATTGCCAAAGACCGATACGAATGGTCGGAAATTGCAGGAAAGTACGCCCGATTGATCTTCGGCTTTGACTACAACTACCAGAAGAAATCGATTTTCAGTTCTACCCGCTCACTGGAGCCACAACTCCTGATTAAAACGGGCAAAGCTCATTTATTGAATCAAAGACTCTTTTTTGACGACGACGAATATTAA
- a CDS encoding glycosyltransferase family 4 protein → MSLPKTKLVFVHLMDDLSGSPKVLSQVIDHFANQGHPADLFTSSTGNKGFLQDLKGVNRVELGYKRHENKWLQLYSFLASQVALFFMILKYRKEDAIIYVNTLLPFGAALAGKLTGRKVIYHIHETSLNPRQLKWFLKKVAQFCATKAYYVSGYLKQAEELIGVPGEVVYNSLTPEFIEKSSQSIPSLHKPFTVLMLCSLRTYKGVNDFVELARKLPNLQFVLVVNASSVELDQFFIDQSLPSNLELHAATKNVHPFYEKAHLVLNLSHPDQWVETFGLTALEALSYGLPVIVPPVGGITEVIEDQRNGYAIHVDNKGEMVQKIDQLARNEQLYEEFSRAARTGSRFFTPEVMNSRIEQQTLSA, encoded by the coding sequence ATGTCTCTGCCTAAAACAAAACTGGTTTTTGTTCATTTGATGGACGACCTCAGCGGTAGTCCAAAGGTTTTATCTCAAGTCATTGATCACTTTGCTAATCAAGGACACCCCGCCGATTTGTTCACCTCGAGCACTGGTAACAAAGGTTTCTTGCAAGATCTAAAGGGCGTTAATCGAGTGGAATTAGGGTATAAACGGCATGAAAACAAATGGCTTCAGCTCTACTCTTTTTTGGCCAGTCAGGTGGCTTTGTTTTTTATGATTCTAAAATACCGAAAGGAAGATGCCATCATTTATGTCAACACCCTGCTGCCCTTTGGTGCTGCCCTGGCCGGAAAGTTAACCGGTAGGAAGGTGATATACCACATTCACGAAACCAGTTTGAATCCACGTCAACTGAAGTGGTTTCTAAAAAAGGTGGCTCAGTTTTGTGCCACTAAGGCTTACTACGTTTCAGGATATTTGAAGCAAGCCGAAGAACTTATCGGGGTGCCTGGCGAAGTGGTGTACAATTCACTTACTCCCGAATTCATTGAAAAATCTTCGCAATCCATTCCATCCTTACATAAGCCTTTCACTGTGCTTATGCTCTGCTCCCTTCGGACCTATAAAGGCGTTAATGACTTTGTGGAACTGGCTCGGAAACTACCTAATCTTCAATTTGTGTTGGTGGTAAACGCTTCTTCTGTGGAACTCGACCAATTCTTTATCGATCAGTCCTTGCCTTCTAACTTAGAGCTTCATGCAGCGACCAAAAACGTGCACCCATTTTATGAAAAAGCACATTTGGTTCTCAACTTATCGCACCCCGATCAATGGGTAGAAACCTTTGGCTTAACAGCCTTAGAAGCATTATCCTATGGCCTCCCTGTAATCGTTCCACCGGTTGGCGGAATTACGGAAGTGATCGAGGATCAGCGCAACGGTTATGCTATTCATGTTGACAACAAGGGTGAAATGGTGCAAAAAATTGATCAATTAGCTCGAAACGAGCAGCTCTACGAAGAGTTTTCAAGAGCCGCCCGAACCGGTTCTCGCTTCTTCACCCCAGAAGTAATGAACTCCCGCATTGAACAACAAACCTTAAGTGCCTAA